In a genomic window of Anoxybacter fermentans:
- a CDS encoding NAD(P)/FAD-dependent oxidoreductase, whose product MNKLKEIVILGAGYAGVTAAKTLHKKLCKDPTVRVRLISQSPFHVLLTQLHEVAGNRIRPSDVQISLKDVFEGTKIEVVEDQIKSIDFEKQILKGSNGQYNYDYLIIGTGSEPTYYGIPGMKEHSLTLWSLEDAKKIKAHIRSMFIAASQEVDPKKREAMLTFVVGGGGFTGIEMIGELAEWVRDLCQIYNVDRDDVRLIVVEALPNILPVLKKKGLVDRAIEYLTNTLNVEIKTNSPICEVHPEHIVLENETIPTRTLIWTGGVKANNFVKNLGLPLNKRDRIEVNEYCQTCYENVYAVGDNSFFIDEKGMVLPALVEAAMQTAKTAAKNIVADLKGQEKKPLKPKLHGVMVSIGGNYAVADIMGIPMWGFVAMMMKHLVDMHYLWEVNGFKLVWEYIAHEFSEIKGGIGVLVRHMSKKINAFWLILLRIIIGLRFLTEGIHKIQDGWFGEWEKLASGASSVLWGEGTPQWYVSLMKTFVVPHQIFLQKVIVITEIGLGLLLIFGLFTVLAALGTMAMSASFIMAAWGGPIWDPLMLFVGSFALLGGAGRAFGLDYYVLPWLFSLSKKPVSYPKHITFEQ is encoded by the coding sequence ATGAATAAGTTAAAAGAAATTGTCATCCTGGGAGCAGGTTATGCAGGTGTTACGGCCGCTAAAACGCTTCACAAAAAGTTATGTAAAGACCCGACTGTGCGGGTTCGATTGATTTCTCAAAGCCCCTTTCATGTACTGTTAACTCAGTTACATGAAGTAGCTGGCAACCGGATACGACCCAGTGATGTCCAGATCTCCTTGAAAGATGTTTTTGAGGGAACAAAGATCGAAGTTGTAGAGGATCAGATTAAAAGCATTGATTTTGAAAAACAAATCCTTAAGGGGAGCAATGGTCAGTATAATTATGATTATCTGATTATTGGTACAGGTAGTGAACCTACCTATTATGGTATCCCTGGTATGAAAGAGCATAGCCTTACACTCTGGTCTTTAGAAGATGCTAAAAAGATCAAAGCTCATATCCGCTCTATGTTTATAGCTGCTTCTCAAGAAGTTGATCCTAAAAAAAGAGAAGCTATGTTAACCTTCGTTGTAGGTGGCGGTGGTTTTACCGGTATCGAAATGATAGGAGAATTAGCAGAATGGGTTAGAGATCTCTGTCAAATTTATAATGTAGATCGGGATGATGTTCGCCTGATCGTTGTCGAAGCTTTGCCAAATATTTTACCTGTCCTGAAAAAGAAAGGCCTGGTTGATCGTGCAATAGAATATTTAACCAATACACTTAATGTTGAGATTAAGACCAACTCACCGATCTGTGAAGTACATCCTGAGCATATTGTTTTAGAAAATGAGACTATTCCCACCAGAACCTTAATCTGGACCGGTGGAGTCAAGGCAAACAACTTTGTGAAAAATCTTGGCTTACCATTAAACAAGCGGGATAGGATTGAAGTAAATGAATACTGTCAAACCTGCTATGAAAATGTATATGCTGTAGGAGATAACTCCTTTTTTATAGATGAAAAAGGAATGGTTCTCCCTGCATTGGTTGAGGCCGCTATGCAAACCGCTAAAACTGCTGCTAAAAATATTGTAGCAGATCTTAAGGGTCAAGAAAAGAAACCTCTAAAACCAAAACTTCATGGTGTCATGGTTTCTATCGGTGGTAACTATGCAGTGGCAGATATAATGGGAATCCCAATGTGGGGGTTTGTGGCCATGATGATGAAACATCTGGTTGATATGCACTATCTGTGGGAGGTTAATGGTTTTAAATTAGTCTGGGAATATATTGCACATGAATTTAGTGAAATAAAAGGGGGAATCGGTGTGTTAGTACGTCATATGTCCAAAAAAATTAATGCTTTCTGGTTGATATTGCTACGTATAATTATCGGCCTGCGGTTCTTAACAGAAGGTATTCATAAAATACAGGATGGTTGGTTCGGTGAATGGGAAAAGTTAGCATCCGGTGCTTCTTCTGTGCTGTGGGGCGAGGGTACTCCACAGTGGTATGTTTCTTTGATGAAGACTTTTGTTGTACCTCACCAGATCTTCTTACAAAAAGTAATTGTAATTACTGAAATCGGTCTTGGTCTGTTGCTGATTTTTGGTCTCTTTACAGTTCTGGCTGCCTTAGGTACTATGGCAATGAGTGCAAGCTTTATCATGGCAGCATGGGGCGGCCCAATCTGGGATCCATTAATGCTGTTCGTCGGTTCCTTTGCTCTTTTAGGTGGAGCCGGTCGTGCTTTCGGTTTAGACTATTATGTACTGCCCTGGCTCTTTAGCCTCTCCAAAAAACCAGTATCATATCCAAAACACATTACCTTTGAACAATAA